The Aythya fuligula isolate bAytFul2 chromosome 1, bAytFul2.pri, whole genome shotgun sequence nucleotide sequence ATCAGGACTTCTCTCTCAGCACAGTCCAGGATGGGCTAGCCACTAGcaatgctgtcctgcaggcTGTGGACCTTGGCACTGAATGTTCTCAGTCCCAGACAGAACTGGCTTTTCATGGCACAGAACCACAGGTGCAGCATCAAAAATCTCCTTTGGCCAATGTCATTTCCTCTCAGAGAGAGGCACCTAAGTGCTTCTTGGTGTGTAAAACCATTTCAGAGGGGCACTATAAGGCTGAGCCATCTCTGGATAAGATGGAGTCTTTGCAGGAGATTGATGCTAATGTAGAGCAGAATCAAAGCAGCAATAAAGTAGCGCTTGCAAATGATGAGCAGCCTACCTCAGAGGAACCAGTAGAGGACATGGCTAAACCATACACTTCTGAAGATGCTAAGGAAAGCAGAAGGGTGCTGCAAAGTTGGGAGGAGAATGTAGAGTCTTCCTATCAATTGTCTTCCAACTTAACAGATGACAGCCAAATCAGCTCACAGCAAGCAGAAGGGAATATCTCAGCTGGTGAAACACGGAATAGCAGCCTGGTCAAAAAACAGGGAACAGTAATGATTCCCAAAGAAAATTCATCCACTTCTGAATGCCTTCATGTTGAAGATGATCACAGGAAAACAGAGATCAGGCCTGCTTCTCCAGTAGTAAGTGCCTTCCAAGTAAAggatgctgcaaaaaaaaatgagcaagtgAATACTTTACAGCATAAGGAACCAGAACAGGAAGAAGCAGTGTCTGAACTTCAGCAGgaacaggagaagaaagagtGTGAAGAACAGAatcagcagaaagaaggaaaatctttGGAACCCAGAGATCAGAGAAACAAGGAACACAATGAACAGGAACAAGAACTGCAGAGGGAAGAGCTAAGACTGAAGTGGCTCTCATCAGCTTTCAGTTCAGAGATGACTTGTGTTCCCAGGCATAACGTAGACTTCTGTGGTTTGGAGGATGTTGTTTTGGCTGAGAAAATGGGACCAGCATTTCTTCCTGGGGAATCTATCTATATGGGTGAACATCTCGGTGAGAGTGTGCTGCTGAAAGCTCGTGTCACATCATCAAGTTCTGGATGTCAGCCACTTGCTGTCAGCCCTTTGTCATTAGACAACCTGAACCCAGTGAGTGAAACTTCAGTGGTGCTTCCACATGCATGTCATGTCTCTGACCGGGCAGAAGAACTGGAAGACTCTGGCCGCTTTTCCACCAGCGGTCAGGATAGCGGAGTTGACTGGGATGACAGGGtaaggcagggaagggaggatAAACACAGTGGTGGACCTGAAAAGGCCGCCCAGACATTTGATGAAAGAGAAGCCATGCACCCTGGAGATGTGGCAGCACCTTCTACCACAGAGAGCCCAGAGGCTTGTGTTGCAGCATGCCCCTACTCTGATACTAAGAACGTGGAGCCAGCTAATCTCACGGATCCTCACCCCTCTGCAGAAAATTTAGGAAAAGCTGAGCTTCATGACTTTATTCAAGATTTACCCTCAAAGCTCACCTCTGTGGCTTCAGTATCTGGCCCACAGCAAGAGGATGCTGGTGGAAAAGTCGCTGTGAGTCCCAAGGACTGTGCTGGTGCCAACCTGAACAAATCGCTGGATTCCATAGAGAAGTCAGCTAACCAAGCTGCTTCTGTGTGCGTGCAGGACCCAGCATCAGGAGAAACTGCTATTGTAATCCCTGGCCCAGGGGAAGCTAGTGCTCTCCATGAACTGCTTACTTCTGAGGAAGACTTTCATGAAGGCCTTAGTGGCCCATCTTTCTCTGTAATATACACGAGCCCTCTTCCTTCAGAGGAGAGCCCTCTTGAGGACAGAGGGACTGTGGCTTTCATTGCAGGGCCTCTGGAACCACCTGAAACACCAGGCAGGACTTCCACTCCCCTGAACCACCCAGAGACAATTCAGCAGTACCACCCCCCCTCAGAAAAAAGTTCTTTTACACAAGGAGAAGAAACTGGAGCAACTATGGTTCATGAAACGCAACAAACGCCCTTACTTGATCAGTCTGACTGGACTTTAAACCAACAAGAGCATGGATCCAGAATCTCCAGCATCCTGAGCACCCTAACTTGGCCCCCTGAAGAAGATACGGTCTTTACCACGAACCAGCAAGAACAACCTCTGTCCCCTGTGCCCAACTCAAGCCTACCTCTGGTGTCTGAGCCTGATGCCAAACATGTCCCCAGCCCTAGTCAAGCTCAGACCCCTGCACTTAATGCAAATCACCTTGCCCAACCTCCAGCCCTTGATAGTTACCAGCCACTCATTCCTGTGCCCCACTCCAGGCCACATCTAAACTGTGGTATGGATGATAATGAGTTACAAGCCATTCCCCTTACTTTAAACCATCCTCTACGAACTGCCTCCACTGTACCTGATGCTAATATTGTGCCCTCTTCTGGTAGAGATGTAGCAGAGAAAGTTGTTCTTGTTCCACCAACTAGAGAATGGTATCTCTGTGAATTGGGTAGCCAGGATACAGAAACTTCTGATGATTCAGGGGTTGGTTTGTTGGCCAAAAACTTTTCTGCTGTTGGAAATGAGGCATTGGCCGGCTGCTCCGACACCAGCCCTGAAACAACAGTTCAGCATGTGGGTATACAGTGTGGAAGATCCTTGCCTGACCACCCTTGGCCCTCACTGGAAGACCTGAGAACATCCACAGACTGCAAGAGCAAGGACTCTGTACAGGCCCTTCCAATGCTAGCGTTCACCAATCCAATTCACTTCCTCCAGCTGAGCCCTCCATCACCACCAACCACCAGAACAACCTGCCAAGAAGACGAGGTCTTGGGAGAGCTGCAATGGGAGCAGCAGGCTGACCTCTTTGGCGTGGATACAAAGAACATTCAAGCTCCAACAGcaattacagagaaaacagaaggggagagaaggaTCAAGCAAAGGCTGGGAGGACAAGCAGAAGAACACCATTTGGTGGCGCAGTCAAAGGAAGAAGTGCCTAGACATTTACCCTTGGAAAAATCATCGAGCTGGCCAGACAAAAAAACTGTCAGGATAGTTGCACAAGAACCAGCAGCCAATCAAGAAAGCCCAATTAAACGTCGAGTAAAAAGCAAGGACTGGCACCGGCAGGGCCTGAAGAGGACGTCAGTACCACCAGATATCTTGCAGGGTGAgtcctttcctctgttttccacCTGTACTCCCTTCCTTTTGGTATTGCAGATACCAAAAACCTGTAGTTAAGACTCCATAACACATTACCTATTTGAGTGTTGAGATTGTGGCGTTGCTTTTGTGCATTTCTCATGGTACTCATCATTGCATGCCTGTATCTTCCTTATCCTGCTCCAGGCTGCCCCCTCACAGTTCATCCCTGGCTCCACTCTGCTACCATGTGACAAGTGCATCCTGCTTCATGCAGGGGCTCAGCCCCCATTACTTTCACTAACAGAGACCTTATCTTTCTTCTTTGATTCCTCACTCCTTGACATCACATCCAGTTTCTCTTCCTGTCCCTTCTCCATGTTTACTGTTCTGCTGCCCTTACTCGGTAACATGAGCTATTTTGGGCTGCTTGCTGGAGTTGGTTTCTTTATGTGGCTCTTTGGTTCTGCTCATCATCTCTGCTGCCATCATATGGCCATTACATTTTGCTGCACTTCAGTAACGGCACTTTTCCAACTAATAAGGAAAATGTATGCACGCACCCTCAGTAGCCCATGTGTTATGGCATTTTTTAGCTCCTTGTTTCTTTGGTACTTCCCTTTATTTTGCAACTGACACCTTTAGGTACCAATCTGACCTTCTAAATATGATGATCTTCCTGCGAACATAGGCTTTGAGAttacagatgaaaatgaaacGCAAATTTGTCAGATCTAAAATCCCAATTTGCACAAAGCCAAATCACAGATGTCATGAATGTAAAACTTACATCTTCTGTAATGCAGCTCGTTCAGACAGTACTTACTGTCAGGATGCATATCTGTTCTTTATTATATCCTACACGAATAACACTCAACATACTTGCTTCTTCTCAGTAATTACttagtttattttccatgttcCACAACTTGCCGAAGTTTTggcacagaggaaaaggagggaatGGTTGAGAGGTGCAAAGAGTTTGGCAGCACACTTGAATCAAAATTTATTCATGTGTTTGACCTGTAAATTTCATGttcaactttttaaaacattcaacaCAACAATTATTTATGCTGACGCATACTTGCAGCTCAGTCTCTGAtgtctctttctccttttgcttccaATGAACTTTATACGTAAAGTCTCCGCTCCTTATTTAATTAAGCCcctcacaaacaaaacaaaaacaacataatTCCCTATATCACATAAACAGAAGCTGACTCAATCAGCAGTTTTTAATTGATTACATTCATTCTTATGTTGAATCCACCAGGCCTCATCCCTTCTAAGACTCTGGACATGTGATTTTATTAGATGTTCAGTATTTCTGCCTTAGATGTCACTGAGAGTATTTGGAGCTCAACATCTGTAAAAGGAAGTCTAAGATTTCCAGACACAACTAGTGACTTTGGGTCCATTGATCCTCAGATGCTTGGCCCAAGCTTCTGAAAGGGGAAAGGCAGTTTACGAAGTAGGGCCCACAGGAGGTATCTTCACTTGGGCAACTGGAGATGGAAGCTCTTCGAGTTACTGTCAATTCTGAAAGTGTCAGCCTTTTTGTTGatatgaaaagcaaatgtgacTAAGTAACAGATGTAAAGTTTAAGTAATGCCAAAGATTACTGAAACCAGAAAGTGTCTGACCCATAAATAAATGTCAGTAGGTCATCTGTACTCTAGCCCAAGACGACCACTTAGGCAGGGGTATAGTAAGTGGTATCTGTGTCTTTTGGGATTGTAGCTTGACTCTAAATTAGGACTTGTGTTTACTTTCTAATTGTATTATATGCAGAAGTCTCTCCCATTCCTTCAGaggaagaagcacagaaagtgCACAAGGAACCACCAGTCAGTTCAGAAACAGTAATATTGCGGTAAGTCTCTCAAAGGCCCCTTTGCTTTGGTCTCGTGTGTGTGTTGTACAGATACCTGATACTCTCCATTGTTCCTGAGGGACTAAAGATGAAGCTAATTAATAGAAAACTATGATTAGATGTGGCTGTGTTTCATTCTATGCCCACTGGGAGAGAAACTGCAATAGAAGTATTTCTGTCCCTTTAGGACAGCGTTTCCATCAAGCCAAACTTTGTAAAGTAAAGCATATGGAGCTTGAGCTTGTTGGAAAGGGGGGTCCTTGCTGTAGCAGGTCTGTTACTAAGATTTGGATAAGCCACTCTACTCTTCATTTGCTCTTTGTTTCCAAATCCTTGCTCCCTGACAGGGAGAAGAAACCTGCAGACACAATGGAGAACTTCAAACGTCGGCACTCCAAACTCATCAACTCCTGTAAGTACCTTCTGCCTTAAGTGCTGTGGCAGATCCCTGTCCTCCATCTCCCACCCTTGCAGTGAACATAATGGAGTGTGGCTTTTGCTACGCAGCAGCATTAAATCATTAGAGAGGGGTGTTTAGTGGAGGCAGTGAAGCCAGAGTCAAAGTCACCACACAGAGAGCTGGTGAGCTTTGCTCATAGCAGGTACATATGGTCTAATGTATTTGGTTATCCTAAACTGAGACAGTAATAGacttttctccagactgaagaAAGCTGgtatagaaaatataaaaaaatatatgcctttcttcacagcaagGTTGCTGTATCAGGAGTACAGTGATGTGGTTCTGAACAAGGCCATTCAAAGCCAGAAGAGAGTGGATTCATTCTCAGAGGATATGGAGTCAAGTTTCCCAAGCTCCCCAAGGTTACGGAGGAAAGGGATACCTCAACAGGACTCATATTTGCAACGTCTATCAGTCTCATCTACTGCATCCCTGTGGCAGGACATCCCCATGATACGGGGCAGCAGAATGCTGCTCAATATGTCCCGTGATGAGCAGAAGCTGCAAGAGGTAATAGATAGATGTCATAAGGAATATGCGTGGTTTGTAGTCGAGAAGGAGGCCTGTAAAGGGAGGTTAAAGTGGAGAACGGAAATGTCTGATGTGGGAGTGCAGTGGCTGAACGCAGAGGTCACCTACTCATGTAAGCAGTATGGGGATGTGGTACCAGTGGTTATGTAGTACAGTGCTGAAGTTGAGCATTGCAGAGGAAAGGAGCACTGAAGTAAGGTGATAGGAACATCTGTAATTTCATGAAAACAGACATAGGGAAATTGGGGCAAGATAAAACATGGAATTTTAAGCTCATTTGATGCAAAAGAGAATATTAGAGTAGAATACCATCCAGCGTTCTCCCACACTTAAGCTTATGAGAAATGCTAATAAAACCACAGGGAATTGTCATTCTGATGGTAGAGTGTGCATTTACAAAATTGACCCATTTGAGCTGCATGGCTCAGAGGAAATGGGAAGATGTATGTGTTCAGCAAAATGGTACACAGAGAAACTGGGTAAGGAAAATAGGAGGAACCAAAAGTGAATGCGAGAAcccagagagagagaagaaaacaacagtgTGTGAAACATgatgaaggaggaaaagaacGGTGGCAATGCAGTTGCTGGAAAATTTATGGGATCACATAAAATAGGGGATCTAGTGAAAGTGGAGtcaaggggaaataaaaaataaaattaaagcaggTAGCTATTAGTCTTTTTAAGTCATACCACAAGCCTGTTTTTCATTCCCAAAGCCTCTTTTCTAATTACACACTACTTACATCATGTACTAGGAAATCTTCCTGCTTCATTCCTGACTCCTGTCAGTAAGACTCCTTGCAGACTTGCCTGGTTTACTGATCTTGTGctccctcctttcttctctcaaGGCCAAATTTGAGTTGATAATGTCTGAGGCTTCATACCTGCGCAGTTTAAATGTGGCAGTAGATCACTTCCAGCGATCAGCAGAGCTCCAGGCAATGCTCACCAATCAGGAGCGTCAGTGGCTTTTCTCCCGCATCACGGACGTACGTGATGTCAGTGCCAGGTGAGATATGGCCCTTTGCTTCTGTGACTAACACCCTCCATGAAGCACAGATACAGTCTAGAAACTACCGGTTTCCAGCAGTAACTTATCTCACTCATGTTCTGAACATTCACTGACCTTTGAGTTAGATATACAAACCTATAGCACTCTGTGATTGCACACCAGTGCTGCCCTCGAAGAAACCTTTACCATTTTAGGTGACAGGGCAATGCAAATCTTGTTGTTAAGTCCCAGAAGCGGTGATGCAATTGTGCACAGAGATCCTTGCAGGgttaaaacattcaaaatgcTATTGTAGTTATGCTATATTGGCCTTAACTACAATGTTACTTGAGTAACTAGATTTAAGCCCAAACCAAATGTAGCTCCTGCCAAATGCAAGACAGCTGAAAGAGCTGCACAGTCtgtcatcaaaaaaaaaaaaaaaaaagaagcagaaaacaaaaattaaaaagccatCATGTGACAATCTAATGTGGATCAATAGAGCTTAAGTCATAAAATGTATACATGATCCCACATGCAAGGAATCCTGTACATTGTAGgattctgttttcctccttcaagGCTTAGCTACATATATCACTAAGCTACTATGGTTTTCTACTGTGTTTTTGATTTCTACTATTGGGATTAGTTTGGTGATGTCCTAATTTGCTATTGTTTCCTGTCCATGCCTTATAAGTAGCAAATACGACTTCTCAGGAATGAATTAGAGGGCTGAGGTGTCAACAAACGCATGAAAGTTGCAAGTGCCAGAtgctgcacctgggatggggaaaccctggctaTGCATACAGACTGGGGCtgagaggctggggagcagccctgcagaaaggaatCTAGGGTGTGTTGGTTGACAACAAGTTGACTATGAGCtaagtgtgccctggcagctgaAAGAGGGACTACCATACCCTAAGATGTATCAAGCACAGTATTATTAGCCCATTGAGAGAAGTGACTGTTCCATTGTCCTATGCACTGGTGGGGTGTGGCCttaccttgagtactgtgtgcagttttgggcaccacaatataagaaagacataaaactattagggtccaaaggagggctatgaagatggtgaagggtctagagggcaagatgtatgaggagtggctgaggtcacttggattgttcagcctagagaaggaGGGACTGAGAAGAAACCTCATCatggcctacagcttcctcatgacGGGGAGTGGAGGGTCAGGTGCTCTCTGCTGAACAGCAACAGGACtcgagggaatggcatgaagctgcaacaggggagggtTTGAGTTGGATGTTAGTTGGGTCTGATTTTTGAGTGGCCcagtgtggagccaggagttggacctgatgatccttTTGGGTCCTTTTCAACTCAGGTTATTCTATGATGAACAGTAATCCATTTTGCCTCTGACTCTTCCTTGATACCTAGCTCCAGATTGTCATTGTATGGGTACTACACTCTAGAAGTAAAGGGGTATCTTGCACCTATGTGGGCTGTCCTGACTTTAAAGAAATGAGGATGCTACCGCAACTAAATGACACTGATCACTGTGCTCTGtatttccctctccttttaTGGCACTGCAACTACATGCTGCAGTTTCCTTTTTGACTTGGAAGAGAAGTTTGAGGAGGACATGTTCACCTTCCATGTATGTGATGTGGCTCTGAAACATGCCCCTGAGTTCCGCAGGGTATATCTACCATATGTAACAAACCAGACATATCAGGAGCAAACCTTCCAGCGGTTACTGtaagtttttcatttgttgcaCCCTTCTCCCTGCTTGCTTGCTGCACTTCTGATGTGCATTCTTTCAAGTGATGGGCAATAGGTATTGTCTGTTTGCTGGCACTCATGCTACACACCCTGGAAGAACAGGCTGGAATCTTCTTCAATTCAATGGCATTTGGGACAGCAGGAGTGAACTGCTGTAAGGATCTCTTTCATagcactgaaaagagaaaaaatcatgGACATACATGTGATTCTATTGCAGACTATTGTGTCTATTTAGTCACTactgaaaagtggaaaaaaaaaaaaaaaaagctgttttggatAGTCATTTTCAGTCCGTGGTTATGTGCAAAGACTGCTTCTCCCAGGAGtagcaggagaggagaggcaacTTTTCCAGCCTCTGGATAAAGCCCATTTGGTGTGAGGAAAGAATACAAACCACCTCTGTCTTGTGAAAGGTGCCCTTTTCATAGGGGGGCATTGAAACATAGATGTCACTTCTGGTTTTTATTCCAGAGGACTGTGGCACAAAGAGGAAAGACATAAAAGTTGTACTGCTGTCCTCCTATAGCTGTTAGAAACCCATACTCTTCTTCAGCAGAGTGTCCCAGTTTCTTGACAAAATGTGACTACAGGGATTGGAGTACTCCGGTATTTGGTGATATCTcgtactttttttcccttcatttgaaagtgatttatttcctctaatatcTGGATGTCTTCTCTCTTTCCCACTcccacagaaatggaaatgcagGATTCCAGCAAGTTCTGGAGAGACTAGAAAGTGATCCAGTATGCCAACGTCTCTCACTTAAAtccttcctcatcctccctTTCCAGCGCATCACTCGACTCAAACTCCTCCTACAGGTAACTGTATTGATTCTCTGCTCTCCTACATTTTCTCTCAAGCTGATCCTTCTTCAAGACTGAAAGTCATATAATACAAGCTAGCACCAAGCACTGGGAGGAGGGACTGCATGCAGTCCTCCTTCATGCTGTATCTTTGATGTTTGGCTGAATGCTCTAGAGTGACTCTGTTGCATATATTGCAAATATGCTTTTGCAATAACAAATCCATTTGTCATCATACAAATGTGGTTGTACATCAGACCAGTACCACGAATTGGACATGATAGCCTCTATGAGGCAATGCAGTATGTATACCTGTTAGGACTTTGTTGTAAAATTACAATTTTGTTCCAATAAATAGTGTATAGAGTTGTCTCAGAACATGttgatttaaattttatttaactttttttgttttcctgctagGAAAACAAGCCAAGTATTCTCTGTCTGCCCTCTGGAAGGCAGTCTGTCCCTGCTCTTTGCCTGCAACATTATCTGTCTATTTGTCAATCTGAAAGTCCCTAATGGATCTGTTTTGAGCTCTTTCAattaaattttttctttttgattatttGAGCCTTTTttgaaggggagaaaaaggaatgaTGGGCAAAGAACTATTCTGCAATTAAGGCTGTGCTTGTATTAGTGATTGCCTGCTATGCCATGTAACTTGCACAGGACAGTGAATTCCATTTAGATTTTCAGTGATGCCCTATTCAATGCATCTTGTCAGCTACATTCTGCACCTCAAATTT carries:
- the ARHGEF5 gene encoding rho guanine nucleotide exchange factor 5, yielding MESEETNEGGTTPLESSSTTGEAWNSAAAEREHHAPHASDKMSTSLPDSRKGAELSAPDDCLCTQREGEDMPGRPSNLVQKVPAGLEQEQGDTEPQKRLSEWEGEMILEEGGQDCSLQHKEVELADLESNQDFSLSTVQDGLATSNAVLQAVDLGTECSQSQTELAFHGTEPQVQHQKSPLANVISSQREAPKCFLVCKTISEGHYKAEPSLDKMESLQEIDANVEQNQSSNKVALANDEQPTSEEPVEDMAKPYTSEDAKESRRVLQSWEENVESSYQLSSNLTDDSQISSQQAEGNISAGETRNSSLVKKQGTVMIPKENSSTSECLHVEDDHRKTEIRPASPVVSAFQVKDAAKKNEQVNTLQHKEPEQEEAVSELQQEQEKKECEEQNQQKEGKSLEPRDQRNKEHNEQEQELQREELRLKWLSSAFSSEMTCVPRHNVDFCGLEDVVLAEKMGPAFLPGESIYMGEHLGESVLLKARVTSSSSGCQPLAVSPLSLDNLNPVSETSVVLPHACHVSDRAEELEDSGRFSTSGQDSGVDWDDRVRQGREDKHSGGPEKAAQTFDEREAMHPGDVAAPSTTESPEACVAACPYSDTKNVEPANLTDPHPSAENLGKAELHDFIQDLPSKLTSVASVSGPQQEDAGGKVAVSPKDCAGANLNKSLDSIEKSANQAASVCVQDPASGETAIVIPGPGEASALHELLTSEEDFHEGLSGPSFSVIYTSPLPSEESPLEDRGTVAFIAGPLEPPETPGRTSTPLNHPETIQQYHPPSEKSSFTQGEETGATMVHETQQTPLLDQSDWTLNQQEHGSRISSILSTLTWPPEEDTVFTTNQQEQPLSPVPNSSLPLVSEPDAKHVPSPSQAQTPALNANHLAQPPALDSYQPLIPVPHSRPHLNCGMDDNELQAIPLTLNHPLRTASTVPDANIVPSSGRDVAEKVVLVPPTREWYLCELGSQDTETSDDSGVGLLAKNFSAVGNEALAGCSDTSPETTVQHVGIQCGRSLPDHPWPSLEDLRTSTDCKSKDSVQALPMLAFTNPIHFLQLSPPSPPTTRTTCQEDEVLGELQWEQQADLFGVDTKNIQAPTAITEKTEGERRIKQRLGGQAEEHHLVAQSKEEVPRHLPLEKSSSWPDKKTVRIVAQEPAANQESPIKRRVKSKDWHRQGLKRTSVPPDILQEVSPIPSEEEAQKVHKEPPVSSETVILREKKPADTMENFKRRHSKLINSSRLLYQEYSDVVLNKAIQSQKRVDSFSEDMESSFPSSPRLRRKGIPQQDSYLQRLSVSSTASLWQDIPMIRGSRMLLNMSRDEQKLQEAKFELIMSEASYLRSLNVAVDHFQRSAELQAMLTNQERQWLFSRITDVRDVSASFLFDLEEKFEEDMFTFHVCDVALKHAPEFRRVYLPYVTNQTYQEQTFQRLLNGNAGFQQVLERLESDPVCQRLSLKSFLILPFQRITRLKLLLQNILKRTRPGSEEEVQATQAYDALEKLIKDCNENVQRMKSTEELIYLSQKIEFECKIFPLISQSRRLVKCGELTALDFNTPSPKWKVTTRPIYLHLFNDCLLLSRPKEGGRFVVFDHAAFSDVRGEKCEVKLHGTNKNVFRLFLLQNYQGKRVEFLFRTETHSEKLRWISALAPPRGELDLLECPDAPQVQCIRTYKARENDELALEKADIIMVMQLSNDGWMEGVKLSDRERGWFPSEHVEYISSKQARQKNLKEEQRVKNAKQHVFCKK